The following are from one region of the Juglans regia cultivar Chandler chromosome 10, Walnut 2.0, whole genome shotgun sequence genome:
- the LOC109007995 gene encoding putative receptor-like protein 8 encodes MLDLSNNSFTGPIPHCLNNISFAATDQKSNLGSTVAYVFSIGGLIYLETKTYQMIEDYDIFLDVDAQQEVEFTTKSRTYPYKGDVLNYMSGIDLSCNCLSGEIPHELGYLSNIHALNLSHNNLIGSIPTTFSNLKEIESLDLSHNKLNGSIPPQLIELYSLAVFNVADNNLSGRTPERKAQFGTFDESSYKGNPFLYGPPLPNSWNKTGLPSNHKGEESGGFIDRDIGDRDKSNEPEFVLIELTTRMAEALTKIQTTTQTTEASAPLISTNYALWSQVVEMYISGKDKLGYINGDVAKNDGGVGKAVVALADPHLSLTPPVELSQEISSPSKPSTYGNVLLSSHRDVDSGAWILDSGATHHMTFDSTNFS; translated from the exons ATGCTGGATCTTTCAAATAATAGTTTTACTGGTCCAATACCTCATTGCTTGAACAACATTAGTTTTGCGGCAACTGACCAAAAATCCAATCTAGGAAGTACAGTAGCATATGTTTTTAGCATTGGAGGATTGATATACTTGGAGACAAAGACATATCAAATGATTGAAGATTATGATATATTCCTGGATGTGGATGCACAACAAGAAGTAGAGTTCACAACAAAGAGCAGAACCTACCCCTATAAGGGTGATGTCCTCAATTATATGTCTGGAATAGACCTCTCATGCAATTGTTTATCTGGTGAAATTCCACATGAGCTTGGATACTTGAGCAACATCCATGCGTTGAACTTGTCACACAACAATCTAATCGGATCAATCCCCACAACGTTCTCGAACCtaaaagaaatagagagttTGGATCTCTCCCACAATAAGTTGAATGGCAGCATCCCCCCTCAACTTATAGAGTTATACTCTCTAGCTGTCTTTAACGTGGCTGACAATAATTTATCGGGCAGAACACCAGAAAGAAAAGCTCAATTTGGAACCTTCGATGAAAGCAGCTATAAGGGGAATCCTTTTCTGTATGGACCTCCACTACCTAATTCCTGGAACAAAACTGGATTGCCATCTAATCATAAGGGAGAAGAAAGTGGTGGTTTCATAGACAGGG ACATCGGTGACAGAGATAAATCCAATGAACCAGAATTTGTTCTCATAGAATTGACTACCCGAATGGCTGAAGCTTTGACCAAAATTCAGACAACGACCCAGACCACTGAAGCTTCCGCTCCTCTGATCAGTACCAACTATGCTCTCTGGTCCCAAGTTGTTGAGATGTACATCTCCGGCAAAGACAAGTTGGGATATATTAACGGGGACGTTGCCAAAAATGATGGGGGAGTGGGTAAAGCTGTAGTGGCTCTTGCAGATccacatctctctctcacaccaCCTGTCGAGCTTTCCCAGGAAATTTCTTCTCCCTCTAAACCAAGTACCTATGGCAACGTCCTCCTTAGTTCTCATAGAGATGTAGATAGTGGTGCTTGGATACTTGACTCCGGTGCCACTCACCACATGACATTTGATAGTACCAACTTCTCATAG